The Nitrospirota bacterium genome contains a region encoding:
- a CDS encoding TolC family protein, which produces MKTHRAGLLVGAILTCWTFIPLDAWSELPPQPATQPERREAISLADAALRALQNNLDITISRQTKESRLSDIIIEQAKFDPTFSLNGQYNRIVNPLNRPVFGGTGGVLQEITIFDQRNHSVTVDLTQNLLTGGNVDLNYSPQRSNINANVASGFLFNPAYTGGLALTLTQPLLRNAGVDLNKTFIKIAQNNATVEEHVFRDRVMTVLATVEQTYWEVVFANENLKVAQAALKAAEELLASNRAKAKAGVMSIVDVLQAEAAVASRVEQILVAEKAIRDQEDQLRRLLNPSEEELRQDVRLTPVDQPVTVLEPISLQEAIDVAIERRPEIIQAGKNVETSELNIKFAKNQLLPTLSFQGTMGLAGLGSDYPNSVNKNFSGDFYNYGAGLVLSYPLGNRSAWSTYNKRQLEARNAQASLQSVRQQIIVGVREAVRRVQTDFKRIETTRSARIMAEKQLQAEQERLKVGLSTTRFVLDFQRDLATAQANELRAIVDYNKSLSNLARHKATTLERYHIELQ; this is translated from the coding sequence ATGAAAACGCATCGCGCCGGACTGTTGGTTGGAGCCATCCTGACCTGTTGGACGTTCATACCCTTGGATGCATGGAGCGAATTGCCGCCCCAACCGGCGACCCAGCCGGAGCGGCGCGAAGCCATTTCGCTGGCCGATGCCGCGCTGCGGGCGCTGCAAAATAACTTGGACATCACCATCAGCCGGCAGACGAAGGAGAGCCGCCTCAGCGACATCATCATCGAACAGGCGAAGTTCGACCCCACCTTCAGCCTGAACGGTCAATACAACCGGATCGTCAATCCGCTGAACCGGCCGGTCTTCGGCGGCACCGGCGGGGTCCTCCAAGAGATCACCATTTTCGATCAACGCAACCATTCCGTCACGGTCGATCTGACCCAAAACCTCTTGACCGGTGGAAACGTCGACCTCAATTACAGCCCGCAGCGAAGCAACATCAACGCCAACGTCGCGTCCGGCTTCCTCTTCAATCCGGCCTATACCGGCGGTCTGGCGCTGACGCTCACGCAGCCGCTGCTCCGCAACGCCGGCGTGGATCTCAACAAGACTTTTATCAAGATCGCCCAGAACAATGCGACGGTCGAAGAGCATGTCTTTCGGGACCGGGTCATGACCGTGCTGGCGACCGTCGAGCAAACGTACTGGGAAGTCGTCTTCGCCAATGAAAATCTCAAGGTCGCGCAAGCCGCGTTGAAGGCGGCCGAGGAACTGCTCGCGAGCAACCGCGCCAAGGCCAAAGCCGGCGTGATGTCGATCGTGGATGTGCTGCAGGCCGAAGCGGCGGTCGCGTCCCGGGTCGAACAGATACTGGTCGCCGAAAAGGCCATCCGCGACCAGGAAGATCAACTCCGCCGTCTGCTCAATCCGTCGGAAGAAGAGCTGCGGCAGGACGTCCGCCTGACGCCGGTCGATCAGCCGGTCACGGTGCTGGAGCCGATCAGCCTGCAGGAGGCGATCGACGTGGCCATCGAGCGGCGGCCCGAGATCATTCAAGCCGGCAAGAACGTCGAGACCAGCGAACTGAACATCAAGTTCGCCAAGAACCAGCTTCTCCCGACCCTCTCGTTTCAGGGGACGATGGGGCTGGCGGGGTTGGGCAGCGACTATCCGAATTCCGTCAACAAGAATTTCAGCGGCGATTTTTACAACTACGGAGCCGGCCTCGTCTTGAGCTACCCTCTGGGCAACCGCTCGGCCTGGAGCACCTACAACAAGCGGCAGCTCGAAGCCAGAAACGCGCAGGCGTCGCTGCAAAGCGTGAGGCAACAGATCATCGTCGGCGTGCGCGAGGCCGTGCGCCGCGTCCAGACGGACTTCAAGCGCATCGAAACGACCCGCTCGGCCCGCATCATGGCGGAAAAGCAACTGCAAGCCGAGCAGGAGCGGTTGAAGGTGGGCTTGAGCACCACGCGCTTCGTGCTGGACTTCCAGCGGGATTTGGCCACCGCGCAGGCGAATGAATTACGGGCGATCGTGGATTACAACAAGTCGCTTTCGAACCTGGCCCGGCATAAGGCGACGACGCTCGAGCGCTATCACATCGAACTCCAGTAG
- a CDS encoding CPBP family glutamic-type intramembrane protease, with protein MRATAERVAGGHGLETAPAAERAAALALLPIGGTALFYALPAELQREPWLQFLPQSLAYLALITWRFRNTGVVERLGLKIDRFPEGVRWGLVTGLLLGAVNTLVILRLIPWLGHDIAFLKDTPHAKVPAALMLPWTIVLIAVFVELNFRGFILGRLLALGRNTLGARADRFAPPAAVMTSALAFAFDPFMVATFQHLHWIAVWDGLIWGAIWIRLRNLYATIVAHATEVMVMYVVVRAALA; from the coding sequence GTGCGAGCGACCGCCGAACGCGTTGCGGGCGGCCACGGCCTGGAAACGGCGCCGGCGGCGGAGCGCGCCGCGGCGCTGGCGCTTCTGCCGATCGGGGGAACCGCGCTGTTCTACGCCTTGCCGGCGGAACTTCAGCGGGAGCCCTGGCTTCAATTTCTCCCGCAATCCCTCGCCTACCTCGCGCTGATCACGTGGCGCTTCCGAAACACCGGCGTCGTCGAACGCCTGGGGCTGAAGATCGACCGTTTTCCCGAAGGGGTGCGCTGGGGCCTGGTCACCGGGCTGTTGCTCGGCGCCGTGAACACGCTGGTCATCCTGCGCCTGATTCCCTGGCTTGGGCACGACATTGCCTTCCTCAAAGACACGCCGCACGCCAAGGTCCCTGCTGCCCTCATGCTGCCTTGGACCATTGTCCTCATCGCGGTCTTCGTCGAGCTGAACTTTCGCGGATTCATCCTGGGTCGCCTGTTGGCGCTCGGGAGGAACACGCTTGGCGCGCGTGCCGACCGGTTCGCTCCGCCGGCGGCGGTCATGACCAGCGCGCTGGCATTTGCCTTTGACCCCTTCATGGTGGCAACCTTTCAGCACCTCCATTGGATCGCGGTGTGGGACGGGCTGATCTGGGGAGCAATCTGGATTCGCTTGCGGAATCTGTACGCCACCATCGTCGCCCATGCGACCGAGGTCATGGTGATGTACGTGGTAGTGAGGGCTGCGCTGGCATAG
- a CDS encoding ribonuclease Z, whose amino-acid sequence MNPSFSSYLVNDVFGDPGVYVEVRWSKRALLFDLGQNDALGPTRLLRANDIFVSHTHMDHFIGFDKVLRVALGRGKTLRLYGPPGLIANVQGKLKGYTWNLVDGYPLSIKVQEFHESEIKHATFLATDGFALHEDQARPRPTQTAGAFPVLEDPMFTVRAVPLNHRVPSFGYALQEPFHINVNKQRLHDAGLPVGSWLKDVKQYLWQGKPDDFRFTATLYFEHHRQDLEFVLGEVRERFLTITRGQKIAYVVDARYDDENEAKIVELARGADVFYCEAPYLDRDADKAYERYHLTARQAGLMAKKANVRELVVFHFSPRYTGMGDEIVREAMEAFRGNGGE is encoded by the coding sequence ATGAATCCTTCGTTTTCCAGCTACCTCGTCAACGATGTCTTCGGCGATCCCGGCGTGTATGTCGAGGTCCGCTGGTCCAAGCGCGCGCTGCTCTTTGATCTCGGCCAGAACGACGCGCTCGGGCCGACACGCCTGCTGCGGGCCAACGACATTTTCGTCTCTCACACCCACATGGATCACTTTATCGGCTTCGACAAGGTCCTACGGGTCGCGCTGGGGCGCGGCAAGACCCTGCGGCTCTATGGCCCGCCGGGTCTCATCGCGAACGTGCAGGGAAAGCTCAAAGGCTACACCTGGAACCTGGTGGACGGGTATCCGCTGTCCATCAAGGTCCAGGAATTTCACGAAAGCGAAATCAAGCACGCCACCTTTCTGGCCACGGATGGGTTTGCGCTCCATGAGGACCAGGCGAGACCGCGCCCAACACAGACCGCGGGAGCCTTCCCGGTGCTCGAAGACCCGATGTTCACGGTGCGCGCCGTTCCCCTGAACCATCGTGTCCCCTCGTTCGGCTACGCTCTGCAGGAGCCGTTTCATATCAACGTCAACAAGCAGCGCCTGCACGACGCCGGGCTGCCGGTCGGCTCCTGGCTGAAGGATGTCAAACAATACCTGTGGCAGGGCAAACCCGACGACTTCCGATTCACGGCGACCTTGTATTTCGAGCACCATCGTCAAGACCTGGAGTTCGTGCTGGGGGAGGTGCGTGAGCGGTTCCTGACCATCACGCGCGGCCAGAAGATCGCCTATGTCGTGGATGCCCGGTACGACGACGAGAATGAAGCCAAGATCGTCGAGCTGGCCCGCGGCGCGGACGTCTTCTATTGCGAGGCGCCCTATTTGGATCGCGATGCCGACAAGGCCTATGAGCGGTACCACCTCACCGCCCGCCAGGCGGGGCTGATGGCCAAGAAAGCCAACGTGCGCGAACTGGTCGTCTTTCACTTCTCGCCTCGGTATACGGGCATGGGCGACGAGATCGTCAGAGAAGCGATGGAGGCGTTTAGAGGCAATGGTGGCGAGTGA
- a CDS encoding DUF3147 domain-containing protein, which yields MSELAKYALYFVLGGLLVSLSTYLGAQGRGFLAAFVSTFPAITGVTIVLIYLNGGSEPAAIYAKHLLWLVPAWLVYVGFLILAIHRLGFWPAIAGSLALYMCCVGLLKLALR from the coding sequence ATGAGCGAGCTGGCGAAGTACGCACTATATTTTGTGTTAGGAGGCCTGCTGGTGAGTCTGTCCACTTACTTGGGGGCGCAGGGGCGAGGATTCTTGGCGGCTTTCGTCAGCACCTTCCCGGCCATCACCGGTGTCACGATCGTGCTGATCTACCTCAACGGCGGGAGCGAGCCCGCGGCGATCTATGCCAAGCACCTCCTGTGGCTCGTCCCCGCCTGGCTCGTCTACGTCGGGTTTCTCATTCTCGCCATCCACCGCCTCGGCTTCTGGCCCGCCATAGCCGGCTCGCTTGCCCTCTACATGTGCTGCGTCGGGCTGCTCAAGCTGGCACTGCGGTAG
- a CDS encoding type II toxin-antitoxin system RelE/ParE family toxin — MRRFVWTRRAIEDTQAIKAFIERDSPHSAELVVTRIIAAVDQLPAFPESGRVVPEYREPTIRKIIRPPYPLQPIRISFLTLRFKPPMHP; from the coding sequence ATGAGACGCTTCGTTTGGACACGCCGTGCCATCGAGGACACGCAAGCGATCAAAGCCTTCATCGAGCGAGATTCCCCCCACTCCGCCGAGCTGGTTGTCACGCGCATCATCGCCGCCGTCGATCAACTCCCGGCCTTCCCTGAATCCGGCCGTGTCGTGCCCGAATACCGGGAGCCCACCATACGAAAGATCATACGGCCACCCTATCCACTTCAGCCAATCAGAATAAGCTTCCTCACGCTCCGGTTTAAGCCACCGATGCACCCTTAG
- the uvrA gene encoding excinuclease ABC subunit UvrA: MPDTLKSDHVSGDLIVEGARQNNLKNISLRIPHNAVTAITGVSGSGKSSLAFDTLFAEGQWRYVESLSTYARMFLEKVDRPDVDRLINVRPAIAIEQKNPVRTARSTVGTATEIADLLRLLFAKVGRPVCPDCREEARGFHPGSVTDDLLARFPAARAMILFPITDLGPGHDRSLVESLLRRGFTRLKCGDEVVDLRPSVTIPRPPHPNPLPRREEGRSETKAGLYVVLDRLVIRPDNRNRLIEAIETAFQEGDGLCRVDVIGQGSQTYSTHFRCQRCGRTFEPLRPVLFSFNHPLGACPECKGFGNILRYDEDLVVPDRTRSLAEGAIEPWTKPGADWWQKQMLLALKRRGVNLTTPYHKLPAEVRRLLWEGDEKLEGIRQFFEYLETKRYKLHVRVFLSRYRSPFPCRACRGTRLKPEALYVKVAGLHIHEIAEMTVQDAAAWFGALTLSDFETRVAHDILRQIRDKLGFLLRVGLGYLTLSRQTKTLSGGEAQRITLANQLGSRLVGTLYVLDEPTIGLHARDTATLAGILRDLAAHGNTVVVVEHDRQMILAADHVVELGPWSGEKGGEVVCAAPREAFLQDRRSLTARYLRSEESIPVPRTRRSGNGKALVLAGASEHNLKDLLVRIPLRMLVCVTGVSGSGKSTLVEETLYRAVARAFRVESLPMGRFRAIKGLEHLKGVRMIDQQPIGRTPRSNPVTYLKAFDDIRTLFAATPEARRLGLTSAHFSFNTSGGRCDRCEGNGYEKLEMYFFEDIYATCEECNGRRFKPEVLSVRLRGKTIHDVLGMTVNEAQSFFSGSPKLTEKLYLLSSIGLGYLRLGQPATTLSGGEAQRLKIAAELKNPSARDLLYIMDEPTTGLHFEDIKKLLAVLHKLVDAGNTVVVVEHNLDVVKTADWIIDLGPEGGAQGGQIVAEGRPEQVAQAAGSHTGRFLAQVLFERA; the protein is encoded by the coding sequence GTGCCGGACACTCTGAAGTCGGATCATGTCTCCGGCGACCTGATCGTCGAAGGCGCGCGGCAGAACAACCTCAAGAATATCTCCCTCCGCATCCCGCACAACGCGGTCACGGCCATCACCGGCGTGTCCGGATCGGGCAAGTCGTCGCTCGCGTTCGATACCTTGTTCGCCGAAGGGCAGTGGCGCTATGTGGAATCGCTTTCGACCTACGCGCGCATGTTCCTGGAGAAGGTCGATCGTCCGGATGTCGATCGCCTGATCAACGTTCGCCCAGCCATCGCGATCGAGCAGAAGAATCCCGTCCGCACGGCCCGCTCGACGGTCGGCACGGCGACCGAGATCGCCGATTTGCTCCGCTTGCTGTTCGCCAAGGTCGGCCGGCCGGTCTGTCCCGACTGCCGGGAAGAGGCGCGCGGGTTTCATCCGGGCTCCGTCACGGACGATCTCCTCGCACGGTTTCCCGCTGCCCGGGCCATGATTCTGTTCCCGATCACGGACCTGGGGCCGGGACATGACCGCTCCCTGGTGGAGTCCCTGCTGCGACGAGGCTTCACCAGACTGAAATGCGGCGACGAGGTGGTGGACCTGCGGCCGAGCGTCACGATTCCACGTCCCCCTCACCCCAACCCTCTCCCGCGCAGGGAAGAGGGTCGAAGCGAGACGAAGGCCGGCCTCTATGTTGTCCTCGACCGGCTGGTGATCCGGCCCGACAACCGCAACCGGCTGATCGAAGCGATCGAGACGGCGTTTCAGGAAGGCGACGGGCTCTGTCGCGTGGACGTGATCGGGCAGGGTTCGCAGACCTACAGCACGCATTTCCGTTGCCAGCGTTGCGGCCGCACGTTCGAGCCCCTCAGGCCGGTCCTCTTTTCGTTCAACCATCCCTTGGGCGCCTGTCCGGAGTGCAAGGGTTTCGGGAACATCCTTCGCTACGACGAAGACCTCGTCGTTCCCGATCGGACGCGTTCGCTGGCCGAGGGCGCCATCGAACCCTGGACGAAACCCGGTGCGGACTGGTGGCAGAAACAGATGCTGCTGGCCCTGAAGCGGCGCGGCGTGAACCTGACGACGCCCTATCACAAGCTCCCGGCCGAGGTGCGCAGGCTCCTGTGGGAGGGTGATGAGAAGCTGGAAGGCATTCGGCAGTTCTTCGAGTATCTGGAAACGAAGCGCTACAAGCTGCACGTCCGGGTGTTCCTGAGCCGCTACCGCAGTCCCTTCCCGTGCCGGGCGTGTCGAGGAACCAGGCTGAAACCCGAGGCCCTGTACGTCAAAGTGGCCGGACTGCACATCCATGAGATTGCCGAGATGACGGTTCAAGACGCGGCCGCCTGGTTCGGCGCATTGACGCTCTCGGACTTTGAAACCCGCGTGGCACACGACATCCTGCGCCAGATCAGGGACAAACTCGGTTTCCTCTTGCGCGTCGGGCTCGGCTACCTGACCTTGTCCCGCCAGACGAAGACGCTGTCGGGCGGCGAAGCGCAGCGGATCACGCTGGCGAACCAACTCGGCTCCCGTCTGGTCGGCACCCTGTACGTGCTGGATGAGCCGACGATCGGCCTGCATGCCCGCGACACGGCCACGCTGGCCGGCATCCTGCGCGACCTAGCCGCCCACGGCAATACCGTCGTGGTCGTCGAGCACGACCGCCAGATGATCCTCGCCGCCGACCACGTCGTCGAGCTTGGTCCCTGGTCCGGCGAGAAGGGCGGCGAGGTCGTGTGCGCCGCTCCGCGGGAGGCGTTTCTGCAGGACCGCCGCTCGCTTACGGCGCGGTACCTGCGGAGCGAGGAATCCATTCCGGTCCCGCGCACGCGCCGATCCGGGAACGGAAAGGCTCTGGTGCTCGCCGGCGCCAGCGAGCATAACTTGAAGGACCTCCTGGTCAGGATTCCATTGCGGATGCTGGTCTGCGTCACCGGCGTCTCGGGATCGGGCAAAAGCACCTTGGTGGAAGAGACGCTCTACCGTGCGGTGGCCCGCGCGTTCCGCGTGGAGTCGCTGCCGATGGGCCGGTTCCGCGCGATCAAGGGGCTGGAACACCTCAAGGGCGTCCGGATGATCGACCAGCAACCGATCGGCCGCACCCCGCGCTCCAACCCCGTCACCTACCTGAAAGCCTTCGACGACATCCGCACCCTCTTCGCGGCCACGCCGGAAGCTCGTCGCCTGGGGCTCACCTCCGCGCATTTTTCCTTCAATACGTCCGGCGGCCGTTGCGACCGGTGCGAAGGCAACGGCTACGAGAAGCTCGAGATGTATTTTTTCGAGGACATCTACGCGACCTGCGAGGAGTGCAACGGCCGGCGGTTCAAGCCGGAGGTGTTGAGCGTCCGCCTCCGCGGGAAAACCATCCACGACGTGCTGGGCATGACCGTGAACGAAGCGCAGTCGTTCTTCTCCGGCTCGCCCAAGTTGACCGAAAAACTCTACCTGCTCTCGTCGATCGGATTGGGTTATCTGCGACTGGGCCAACCGGCCACGACCCTGTCCGGCGGCGAAGCGCAGCGCCTGAAGATCGCCGCCGAATTGAAAAACCCCTCGGCCCGCGATCTGCTCTATATCATGGACGAGCCGACCACGGGCTTGCATTTCGAGGACATCAAGAAACTTCTCGCCGTCCTCCATAAATTGGTCGACGCCGGCAACACGGTCGTCGTGGTCGAGCACAATCTCGACGTGGTCAAGACGGCCGATTGGATCATCGACCTGGGACCGGAGGGAGGCGCGCAGGGCGGTCAGATCGTCGCGGAGGGGAGGCCGGAACAGGTCGCGCAGGCGGCCGGCTCACACACCGGGCGATTCCTTGCCCAGGTTCTTTTTGAAAGAGCGTGA
- a CDS encoding PDZ domain-containing protein, which produces MVRNLMLVIAALSVSGCGVIYTVVNSESRLDRLSVPMTKNQVLAEIGKPDRVLRDDGRVLIWEYSLTARRQWVYELALCPVSVWVGGCLFYPFTNTALERYREYPFHVVLVNEQLCAWGSPLAILQKRKVCTSPAALPGSTPGSEPVVTGVGPIDGESIDRYRTMAVLTFEDAPGVTGSGSRVAGIVTTLLLDLDLSLVERTRLEQVLNEQVTLLTYGNDTDALKIGRLVGANAIVIGEVQQWETDRQQGTSRVSLSLRMIDVETGRLLFNGEGHGFDATGDEPENMARKIAHRILARFGVKTGLLGSGRIGVNWELRESAGSRYYLVREIKSGSPAEQSGLKVGDAVLSCNGSPIAAVKHEREAKRLCRVEVGQTLALEVRRGNEYLLIEATAERRAGL; this is translated from the coding sequence GTGGTCCGAAACCTCATGCTGGTTATCGCGGCGCTGAGCGTGTCCGGGTGCGGGGTCATCTACACCGTTGTGAACTCGGAATCCCGACTCGACCGCCTGTCCGTCCCCATGACCAAGAACCAAGTGTTGGCGGAGATCGGCAAGCCCGATCGAGTCCTCCGTGACGACGGGCGGGTGTTGATCTGGGAGTATTCTCTGACCGCCCGCAGGCAGTGGGTGTATGAACTTGCGCTCTGTCCCGTCTCCGTCTGGGTCGGCGGCTGTCTGTTTTATCCGTTCACCAATACCGCATTGGAACGCTACCGGGAATATCCCTTCCACGTCGTACTGGTGAACGAACAGCTTTGCGCCTGGGGTTCGCCGCTCGCCATTCTCCAAAAGCGAAAAGTCTGCACGAGTCCTGCCGCCTTGCCGGGCTCCACGCCCGGCTCGGAGCCGGTCGTCACCGGCGTCGGACCCATCGACGGCGAGAGCATCGATCGCTATCGCACCATGGCCGTCTTGACGTTCGAAGACGCCCCCGGCGTGACGGGCAGCGGCTCGCGCGTCGCCGGGATCGTGACGACGTTGCTTCTGGATTTGGACCTGAGCCTCGTCGAACGCACCAGATTGGAACAGGTTCTCAACGAACAGGTGACGCTGCTCACCTACGGGAATGACACCGATGCGTTGAAGATCGGCAGATTGGTCGGGGCGAACGCAATCGTGATCGGCGAGGTGCAACAGTGGGAGACCGACCGACAGCAGGGCACCAGCCGCGTGTCTTTGTCTTTGCGGATGATCGACGTGGAGACGGGGCGGCTGTTGTTCAACGGGGAAGGGCATGGGTTCGATGCGACGGGCGATGAACCCGAAAATATGGCGCGGAAAATCGCCCACCGCATTCTGGCCCGTTTCGGGGTCAAGACGGGCTTGCTCGGCAGCGGACGAATCGGTGTGAACTGGGAACTGCGCGAATCGGCCGGATCGCGGTATTACCTGGTGCGAGAGATCAAGAGCGGCTCTCCGGCCGAGCAATCGGGACTCAAGGTCGGAGATGCGGTCCTGTCGTGCAACGGCTCGCCGATCGCCGCCGTCAAACACGAGCGCGAGGCCAAACGGTTGTGCCGAGTCGAGGTCGGCCAGACGCTCGCGCTCGAAGTCAGACGCGGCAACGAATACCTGCTGATCGAAGCGACGGCGGAAAGGCGGGCTGGACTGTAG
- a CDS encoding YqgE/AlgH family protein, which yields MAPMMAPLGKGIFLVASPALRDPNFRQTVVLLCEHGPEGALGVVVNRPTAMHIAEALPQVPVLEGQKHVLFAGGPVQTNQIMLLYRLDQMPENSHHIFDGVCLGGDLSVLERILTSSRGNEAFRAYLGYSGWGPGQLEREMETGSWITLPADHAIVFEKDPARIWPDILASLGEPFRRYADMPPDPSLN from the coding sequence ATGGCTCCGATGATGGCCCCGCTCGGCAAGGGCATCTTCCTGGTCGCCTCGCCGGCGCTGCGCGATCCCAATTTCCGGCAAACCGTGGTCCTGCTCTGCGAGCACGGACCGGAGGGGGCGCTGGGAGTGGTGGTGAACCGGCCGACCGCCATGCACATCGCGGAAGCCTTGCCGCAGGTGCCTGTCCTCGAAGGGCAGAAGCACGTGCTGTTCGCCGGCGGTCCGGTGCAAACCAATCAGATCATGCTGCTCTACCGGCTGGATCAGATGCCTGAGAATTCTCACCACATATTCGACGGCGTCTGTTTGGGCGGAGATCTGTCGGTGTTGGAGCGCATCCTCACGAGTTCGAGGGGCAACGAAGCCTTCCGCGCCTATCTCGGCTATTCCGGGTGGGGGCCCGGCCAACTGGAACGGGAGATGGAGACCGGTTCCTGGATCACTCTGCCGGCCGACCACGCGATCGTCTTTGAGAAAGATCCGGCGAGGATTTGGCCGGACATCCTCGCCTCGCTCGGCGAGCCGTTCCGGCGCTACGCCGACATGCCGCCCGATCCCAGCCTGAACTGA
- a CDS encoding nitrilase-related carbon-nitrogen hydrolase, with the protein MKVGFCQFNPEFGEVKRNLDHMVERLSKVECDLMVLPELFTSGYQFVSREEVERLSEPVPDGETTGRLIEAARSRGMYVVAGVAERGERGCYNSAVLVGPSGFIGCYRKTHLFFEETLFFLPGDTGFQVWDIGQAKIGVLICFDWFYPESARTLALKGADILCHPSNLVLPHCPDAMVTRCLENRVFSVTANRIGSEERGGKDRLTFIGSSEIVAPSGRILHRAPRDREEVTVLEIDPAEARNKSLNPYNDLLQGRRPQLYAS; encoded by the coding sequence ATGAAGGTCGGCTTTTGCCAGTTCAATCCGGAGTTCGGTGAGGTCAAGCGCAATCTCGATCATATGGTCGAGCGTCTGAGCAAGGTCGAGTGCGACCTCATGGTGCTGCCTGAACTTTTCACGTCGGGTTATCAGTTTGTGTCACGGGAAGAAGTCGAGCGGCTGTCCGAGCCGGTTCCTGACGGGGAAACCACCGGACGGCTCATCGAAGCGGCCAGGAGCCGTGGCATGTACGTGGTGGCGGGTGTGGCGGAACGGGGCGAGCGCGGGTGTTACAATTCAGCGGTGTTGGTCGGACCCTCGGGCTTCATCGGATGCTATCGGAAAACCCATCTGTTCTTCGAAGAAACCTTGTTCTTCCTCCCCGGCGATACGGGTTTTCAGGTGTGGGATATCGGGCAGGCGAAGATCGGTGTGCTCATCTGCTTTGACTGGTTTTACCCGGAGTCGGCCAGGACGCTGGCGCTGAAAGGGGCCGACATTCTCTGCCATCCATCCAACTTGGTGTTGCCCCATTGTCCGGACGCCATGGTGACGCGCTGCCTGGAGAACCGGGTGTTCAGCGTCACGGCCAACCGCATCGGCAGCGAGGAGCGCGGAGGCAAAGACCGTCTGACCTTTATCGGTAGCAGCGAAATTGTCGCGCCCAGCGGCCGCATCCTGCATCGGGCTCCACGCGATCGGGAAGAAGTGACCGTGCTGGAGATCGATCCCGCCGAAGCCCGGAACAAATCCCTCAACCCGTACAACGATCTGTTGCAAGGTCGCCGCCCGCAACTGTACGCAAGTTGA
- the smbP gene encoding small metal-binding protein SmbP: MRSTILRGAMIGGVMTAFIAVPLTGGQALAGNKHVSEAIEHAKEAVSHGKQGHADALVKHAEGALKHAEAAQKEVKSPHLAEGVKGLKDAVEHGKAGHADKATEAAESAVMHLSEVK, encoded by the coding sequence ATGCGCAGCACAATTCTCCGTGGAGCAATGATCGGCGGTGTGATGACGGCTTTCATCGCCGTTCCGTTGACGGGTGGGCAGGCGTTGGCGGGTAACAAGCACGTGTCCGAAGCGATCGAACATGCCAAGGAGGCGGTGTCGCACGGGAAACAGGGTCATGCGGACGCGCTCGTCAAGCACGCGGAAGGCGCGTTGAAGCATGCGGAGGCCGCGCAGAAAGAAGTGAAAAGCCCTCATCTTGCCGAGGGAGTCAAAGGGTTGAAGGATGCGGTGGAGCACGGTAAGGCCGGCCATGCCGACAAAGCCACCGAGGCAGCGGAAAGCGCGGTCATGCATCTGTCCGAAGTGAAATAG
- a CDS encoding sulfurtransferase — protein sequence MVHPWLIDTKTLHQNLGRPGLAIIDVRGRAAYEFGGHIPGAVHSTWHEYSDPNAVAKGLLDPDLSRIEQRLRALGIDNDSDVVIYSNPFDNWGDEGRMFWMLQYLGHKNLKILDGGWVKWTEERRPYEHGRVQPQPGSFKAQPVPELIIMKDELKQIVRRPHPETMIVDARSLEEYLGKEVSGIPRPGHIPSAVHVPWNGFLNPDATVKDLAKIRESLEEKGLQESHQIVCYCTGGVRSAWLYFILKVAGYPKVRNYPGSWWEWSRDFACPVEKDFKMLQKILGYDEASKPS from the coding sequence ATGGTTCATCCCTGGTTGATCGATACGAAAACGCTACACCAGAACCTGGGCCGTCCCGGGCTCGCCATCATCGACGTACGGGGCCGGGCGGCCTATGAGTTCGGCGGCCACATCCCGGGTGCGGTGCATTCCACCTGGCACGAGTACAGCGATCCCAACGCGGTGGCCAAGGGGTTGCTGGACCCCGATCTGTCCCGGATCGAACAGAGGCTCCGCGCATTGGGCATCGACAACGACAGCGACGTGGTGATCTATTCGAATCCCTTCGACAACTGGGGGGACGAAGGCCGGATGTTCTGGATGCTGCAGTATCTCGGCCATAAGAACCTCAAAATCCTGGACGGAGGATGGGTGAAGTGGACCGAGGAACGGCGGCCGTACGAGCATGGACGGGTCCAGCCGCAGCCCGGCTCGTTCAAAGCGCAACCGGTCCCGGAGCTCATCATCATGAAGGACGAATTGAAACAGATCGTCCGCCGACCCCATCCGGAGACCATGATCGTCGATGCCCGCAGCCTGGAAGAGTATCTAGGCAAGGAAGTGTCCGGGATTCCTCGGCCCGGCCATATCCCATCGGCCGTCCACGTGCCCTGGAACGGATTCCTCAATCCGGACGCCACCGTCAAGGATCTGGCCAAGATCAGGGAATCGCTTGAAGAAAAGGGCTTGCAAGAAAGTCATCAGATTGTCTGCTACTGCACGGGCGGCGTCCGGTCGGCGTGGCTCTACTTTATCCTCAAAGTGGCGGGCTATCCCAAGGTGCGCAACTATCCCGGGTCGTGGTGGGAGTGGAGCCGGGATTTCGCCTGTCCCGTCGAGAAAGATTTCAAAATGCTACAGAAAATTCTCGGATACGATGAAGCCAGTAAGCCTTCTTGA